A genome region from Triticum aestivum cultivar Chinese Spring chromosome 2B, IWGSC CS RefSeq v2.1, whole genome shotgun sequence includes the following:
- the LOC123043811 gene encoding uncharacterized protein isoform X2, with protein MPPLLQGAGEIGDEDKKQQAGRGGLEVLGGRRSPSWFVMEAAPPARGHRWCARCRFFFFMKPASFSRSCYLVRFFLCDLILLFLFLLQDRRGCSRSFSLSLFLSLYSCSRGLLAVPKQGSVALPQGPTAAPRHHRLLAVGQQQEIKSRASMRAPVQNQSMSETTFGRVSDFIAPFAMFPKMDEPRGTRTIQFNLFSCFCKSRYSVLCWIC; from the exons aTGCCGCCACTGTTGCAAGGAGCAGGGGAGATAGGCGACGAGGACAAGAAGCAGCAGGCTGGTCGCGGTGGGCTTGAGGTGCTGGGAGGACGGAGGAGTCCATCGTGGTTCGTCATGGAGGCGGCGCCGCCGGCCAGGGGACATCGTTGGTGCGCTCGGTGCAGGTTCTTCTTTTTCATGAAACCGGCCTCATTCTCCCGTTCTTGCTATCTTGTGCGATTTTTTTTATGCGATTTgattcttctctttcttttcctcttgcagGATCGTCGGGGCTGCTCTCGTTCGTTCAGTTTGTCACTGTTCCTTTCGCTCTACTCCTGCTCAAG AGGCTTACTTGCAGTCCCTAAGCAAGGCTCTGTCGCACTACCACAAGGCCCAACTGCTGCTCCTCGACATCACAGACTTCTCGCTGTGGGTCAGCAGCAAGAGATCAA ATCCAGAGCAAGTATGAGAGCTCCA GTCCAGAACCAGTCCATGTCTGAGACGACGTTTGGAAGGGTGTCCGATTTCATCGCACCTTTTGCAATGTTTCCTAAGATGGATGAGCCTAGAGGTACCAGAACAATACAATTCAATCTCTTCTCATGTTTCTGCAAGAGTAGATACAGTGTACTGTGTTGGATATGCTGA
- the LOC123043811 gene encoding uncharacterized protein isoform X1, with protein MPPLLQGAGEIGDEDKKQQAGRGGLEVLGGRRSPSWFVMEAAPPARGHRWCARCRFFFFMKPASFSRSCYLVRFFLCDLILLFLFLLQDRRGCSRSFSLSLFLSLYSCSRGLLAVPKQGSVALPQGPTAAPRHHRLLAVGQQQEIKSRASMRAPVQNQSMSETTFGRVSDFIAPFAMFPKMDEPRENLWCFLESRYSSCGNPELKLGIADVKWRRHEPDGHHGDHKQPSSNNPTYMHKTSMSGHMQQ; from the exons aTGCCGCCACTGTTGCAAGGAGCAGGGGAGATAGGCGACGAGGACAAGAAGCAGCAGGCTGGTCGCGGTGGGCTTGAGGTGCTGGGAGGACGGAGGAGTCCATCGTGGTTCGTCATGGAGGCGGCGCCGCCGGCCAGGGGACATCGTTGGTGCGCTCGGTGCAGGTTCTTCTTTTTCATGAAACCGGCCTCATTCTCCCGTTCTTGCTATCTTGTGCGATTTTTTTTATGCGATTTgattcttctctttcttttcctcttgcagGATCGTCGGGGCTGCTCTCGTTCGTTCAGTTTGTCACTGTTCCTTTCGCTCTACTCCTGCTCAAG AGGCTTACTTGCAGTCCCTAAGCAAGGCTCTGTCGCACTACCACAAGGCCCAACTGCTGCTCCTCGACATCACAGACTTCTCGCTGTGGGTCAGCAGCAAGAGATCAA ATCCAGAGCAAGTATGAGAGCTCCA GTCCAGAACCAGTCCATGTCTGAGACGACGTTTGGAAGGGTGTCCGATTTCATCGCACCTTTTGCAATGTTTCCTAAGATGGATGAGCCTAGAG AAAATCTGTGGTGCTTCCTGGAATCACGTTATTCAAG TTGTGGGAATCCTGAACTGAAGTTGGGGATTGCTGATGTGAAATGGCGGCGTCACGAGCCAGATGGTCACCATGGAGACCATAAGCAGCCCAGCAGCAACAATCCAACATATATGCATAAAACAAGCATGAGCGGACACATGCAGCAATAA
- the LOC123043811 gene encoding uncharacterized protein isoform X6 yields the protein MPPLLQGAGEIGDEDKKQQAGRGGLEVLGGRRSPSWFVMEAAPPARGHRWCARCRIVGAALVRSVCHCSFRSTPAQEAYLQSLSKALSHYHKAQLLLLDITDFSLWIQSKYESSSKAIMSPEPVHV from the exons aTGCCGCCACTGTTGCAAGGAGCAGGGGAGATAGGCGACGAGGACAAGAAGCAGCAGGCTGGTCGCGGTGGGCTTGAGGTGCTGGGAGGACGGAGGAGTCCATCGTGGTTCGTCATGGAGGCGGCGCCGCCGGCCAGGGGACATCGTTGGTGCGCTCGGTGCAG GATCGTCGGGGCTGCTCTCGTTCGTTCAGTTTGTCACTGTTCCTTTCGCTCTACTCCTGCTCAAG AGGCTTACTTGCAGTCCCTAAGCAAGGCTCTGTCGCACTACCACAAGGCCCAACTGCTGCTCCTCGACATCACAGACTTCTCGCTGTGG ATCCAGAGCAAGTATGAGAGCTCCAGTAAGGCCATCATGA GTCCAGAACCAGTCCATGTCTGA
- the LOC123043811 gene encoding uncharacterized protein isoform X3: MPPLLQGAGEIGDEDKKQQAGRGGLEVLGGRRSPSWFVMEAAPPARGHRWCARCRIVGAALVRSVCHCSFRSTPAQEAYLQSLSKALSHYHKAQLLLLDITDFSLSRASMRAPVQNQSMSETTFGRVSDFIAPFAMFPKMDEPRENLWCFLESRYSSCGNPELKLGIADVKWRRHEPDGHHGDHKQPSSNNPTYMHKTSMSGHMQQ, encoded by the exons aTGCCGCCACTGTTGCAAGGAGCAGGGGAGATAGGCGACGAGGACAAGAAGCAGCAGGCTGGTCGCGGTGGGCTTGAGGTGCTGGGAGGACGGAGGAGTCCATCGTGGTTCGTCATGGAGGCGGCGCCGCCGGCCAGGGGACATCGTTGGTGCGCTCGGTGCAG GATCGTCGGGGCTGCTCTCGTTCGTTCAGTTTGTCACTGTTCCTTTCGCTCTACTCCTGCTCAAG AGGCTTACTTGCAGTCCCTAAGCAAGGCTCTGTCGCACTACCACAAGGCCCAACTGCTGCTCCTCGACATCACAGACTTCTCGCT ATCCAGAGCAAGTATGAGAGCTCCA GTCCAGAACCAGTCCATGTCTGAGACGACGTTTGGAAGGGTGTCCGATTTCATCGCACCTTTTGCAATGTTTCCTAAGATGGATGAGCCTAGAG AAAATCTGTGGTGCTTCCTGGAATCACGTTATTCAAG TTGTGGGAATCCTGAACTGAAGTTGGGGATTGCTGATGTGAAATGGCGGCGTCACGAGCCAGATGGTCACCATGGAGACCATAAGCAGCCCAGCAGCAACAATCCAACATATATGCATAAAACAAGCATGAGCGGACACATGCAGCAATAA
- the LOC123043811 gene encoding uncharacterized protein isoform X5, with protein MPPLLQGAGEIGDEDKKQQAGRGGLEVLGGRRSPSWFVMEAAPPARGHRWCARCRFFFFMKPASFSRSCYLVRFFLCDLILLFLFLLQDRRGCSRSFSLSLFLSLYSCSRGLLAVPKQGSVALPQGPTAAPRHHRLLAIQSKYESSSKAIMSPEPVHV; from the exons aTGCCGCCACTGTTGCAAGGAGCAGGGGAGATAGGCGACGAGGACAAGAAGCAGCAGGCTGGTCGCGGTGGGCTTGAGGTGCTGGGAGGACGGAGGAGTCCATCGTGGTTCGTCATGGAGGCGGCGCCGCCGGCCAGGGGACATCGTTGGTGCGCTCGGTGCAGGTTCTTCTTTTTCATGAAACCGGCCTCATTCTCCCGTTCTTGCTATCTTGTGCGATTTTTTTTATGCGATTTgattcttctctttcttttcctcttgcagGATCGTCGGGGCTGCTCTCGTTCGTTCAGTTTGTCACTGTTCCTTTCGCTCTACTCCTGCTCAAG AGGCTTACTTGCAGTCCCTAAGCAAGGCTCTGTCGCACTACCACAAGGCCCAACTGCTGCTCCTCGACATCACAGACTTCTCGCT ATCCAGAGCAAGTATGAGAGCTCCAGTAAGGCCATCATGA GTCCAGAACCAGTCCATGTCTGA
- the LOC123043811 gene encoding uncharacterized protein isoform X4 produces MPPLLQGAGEIGDEDKKQQAGRGGLEVLGGRRSPSWFVMEAAPPARGHRWCARCRIVGAALVRSVCHCSFRSTPAQEAYLQSLSKALSHYHKAQLLLLDITDFSLSRASMRAPVQNQSMSETTFGRVSDFIAPFAMFPKMDEPRDVEDLKSSVKDFGSAEANDLALGP; encoded by the exons aTGCCGCCACTGTTGCAAGGAGCAGGGGAGATAGGCGACGAGGACAAGAAGCAGCAGGCTGGTCGCGGTGGGCTTGAGGTGCTGGGAGGACGGAGGAGTCCATCGTGGTTCGTCATGGAGGCGGCGCCGCCGGCCAGGGGACATCGTTGGTGCGCTCGGTGCAG GATCGTCGGGGCTGCTCTCGTTCGTTCAGTTTGTCACTGTTCCTTTCGCTCTACTCCTGCTCAAG AGGCTTACTTGCAGTCCCTAAGCAAGGCTCTGTCGCACTACCACAAGGCCCAACTGCTGCTCCTCGACATCACAGACTTCTCGCT ATCCAGAGCAAGTATGAGAGCTCCA GTCCAGAACCAGTCCATGTCTGAGACGACGTTTGGAAGGGTGTCCGATTTCATCGCACCTTTTGCAATGTTTCCTAAGATGGATGAGCCTAGAG ATGTGGAAGATCTAAAATCCTCTGTGAAAGATTTTGGTTCTGCGGAAGCCAATGATCTGGCACTGGGACCATAA